The Gemmatimonadota bacterium genome has a segment encoding these proteins:
- a CDS encoding carboxypeptidase regulatory-like domain-containing protein has translation MSVRPAVLALAVLAATVRGQDVRGVVLDDATHTAIADAEVIINGGAASTRTSATGAFAFRVPMNGPHVLTIRRPGFRSLTTEAPVTAEVVEYALERVPTMLEEVAVRDSAVDPLARGKLYDFYQRRKMGIGTFLLRGVFDDARSPRTAEILGQRVPGLRVVSSPCGLQAFIATTRFSGSLTRTSQTQVCGRGLSPAICLVNVLLDGIMVFNGAPGQPAFDVNSLQPGEIAAVEYYGGPSRVPAGLNATSGACGLIGIWTR, from the coding sequence ATGTCCGTGCGTCCCGCAGTGCTCGCCCTTGCCGTCCTGGCCGCAACTGTCCGCGGCCAGGACGTGCGCGGCGTGGTGTTGGACGATGCCACGCACACCGCGATCGCCGACGCGGAGGTGATCATCAACGGAGGCGCGGCCTCCACCCGCACGAGCGCGACCGGCGCCTTCGCCTTTCGCGTCCCAATGAACGGGCCCCATGTCCTGACCATCCGCCGACCGGGCTTTCGCTCCCTCACAACCGAGGCGCCGGTCACCGCCGAGGTGGTTGAGTACGCTCTTGAGCGGGTACCGACGATGTTGGAGGAGGTCGCCGTCCGTGACTCGGCGGTCGATCCCCTCGCGCGCGGCAAGCTGTACGACTTCTACCAACGCAGGAAGATGGGGATCGGCACCTTTCTCCTCCGCGGCGTCTTTGACGACGCGCGGAGCCCGCGCACGGCCGAGATCCTCGGGCAACGGGTCCCGGGCCTGCGGGTTGTCTCCAGCCCATGCGGGCTGCAAGCCTTCATTGCGACGACCCGCTTCAGCGGGTCATTGACCCGGACCAGTCAAACACAGGTCTGCGGTCGCGGGCTCTCTCCAGCGATCTGCCTGGTGAACGTGCTGCTGGACGGGATCATGGTGTTCAATGGCGCTCCCGGTCAGCCGGCGTTTGACGTGAACTCGCTCCAACCGGGCGAGATCGCGGCCGTCGAGTATTACGGAGGCCCAAGCCGCGTCCCCGCCGGCCTCAACGCCACCTCGGGCGCCTGCGGACTGATCGGCATCTGGACTCGTTAG
- a CDS encoding AbrB/MazE/SpoVT family DNA-binding domain-containing protein, whose product MKVSAKGQITIPVAVREALGLLPNTTVEIVLADGYAVLRKMRRSARRGEKVVAHLRGRGSVPLTTEQILALIRGE is encoded by the coding sequence ATGAAGGTCTCGGCGAAAGGACAGATCACGATTCCCGTCGCAGTGCGCGAGGCGCTGGGCCTGCTCCCCAACACCACCGTGGAGATCGTGCTCGCTGATGGTTACGCCGTCCTGCGGAAGATGCGGCGGAGTGCGCGGCGCGGGGAAAAGGTGGTCGCACACCTCCGCGGCCGCGGCAGTGTGCCACTTACGACCGAGCAGATCCTGGCCCTCATACGAGGGGAGTAG
- a CDS encoding type II toxin-antitoxin system RelE/ParE family toxin: MAKYSVRFVRSARKELEALPDAAVQRIFPRIEALADDPRPAGCKKLRGGHDLWRLRVGNFRVVYQVDDGVLVVEIRAVGDRKDVYG, translated from the coding sequence GTGGCTAAGTACTCGGTTCGATTCGTTCGCTCCGCTCGCAAGGAGCTTGAGGCGCTCCCAGACGCGGCGGTGCAGCGCATATTCCCGCGGATTGAAGCCCTCGCGGATGATCCCCGCCCGGCGGGCTGCAAGAAGCTGCGTGGCGGACACGACCTCTGGCGCCTTCGCGTCGGCAATTTTCGAGTCGTGTACCAGGTGGATGACGGAGTCCTCGTCGTGGAGATCCGCGCGGTGGGCGATCGAAAGGACGTCTACGGATAG
- a CDS encoding ABC transporter permease produces the protein MRRVIGISSRRSVAREVEDELAFHLEMRTHQLIAAGLSPSDARTQALQAFGDLDRVRLACITHDHERLTTMSRASFLGELRQDIAYALRTLRRNAGFATVVVLTIALGIGANTAIFSLVNAVLLRPLPVPGARSLVAVGDPGMVGAVAHSTGPLGDMFTWDGYRHLASNASAFSGLAASGRADRLEVRTESSQAEPDSPRGRFVSASYFQVLRVPAARGRTFDGSEDRNVGGSPVVVVSHAYWTRKLASDPGAVGRDLLINGARFTIIGITREGFTGEVIGQSADLWLPLGMQAVLSPHRPWIQESDAYWLLLLGRLAPGVTMAQATSQVQQEMKSFFTTAGIGNAKDVEEVVVPVGNGARGFSRVRDSFGGALITMMLGVGVLLLVICANVANLLLARALARTREMSVRLAIGAGRGRLVRQLLTEGLVLGAMGALAGLALAQWGSRALVTMANDRPTPIPVDTRLDGMVLAFTIGLSLVAAVLFGLAPALRSARVDLASALRGSARSMSGSLGQRAGRLASGHALIAVQVALSLVLLTGASLLVRSLDNLMDVPTGLDRDHLAIIDVDARARGYEGDRLETFTREVTARLGQVPGVAAVTWSENGIFSGTEGGESFQVPGFTAKAEDDTTAAYDLVGPGYVSALGAQLLRGREFTAADFAGPSTAVMVNQTFARFFFGDADPIGRTLQLNDSSTVQIVGVVGDIRDHELAGEVQRRFYLPAIRGASGDPTALSFEVRTVGDPARLLPQLRAAVLAVDPLLPIEEASALSVLMQQSVGGERLLARLASGFGLLALLLASIGLYGVMSYAVTRRTGELGLRAALGASRGQVLRQVLASALRLVGLGVAIGVPLALGAAQLLKSQLHGLGAVDLPSLSIALAVLGLSAIAAAAVPALRASRVSPLVALQQE, from the coding sequence ATGCGCCGCGTCATCGGGATCTCCAGCCGGCGATCGGTCGCCCGTGAGGTGGAAGACGAACTCGCCTTCCATCTCGAGATGCGGACGCACCAGCTGATCGCGGCGGGGCTGTCCCCGTCCGATGCACGCACGCAGGCCCTGCAGGCGTTTGGCGACCTCGACCGGGTGCGCCTGGCCTGCATCACCCACGACCATGAGCGATTGACCACCATGTCCCGCGCCTCCTTCCTCGGCGAACTGCGCCAGGACATCGCCTACGCCCTGCGCACGTTACGGCGCAACGCCGGGTTTGCCACCGTCGTCGTCCTCACGATCGCGTTAGGCATCGGCGCCAATACCGCCATCTTCTCCCTGGTCAACGCGGTCCTCCTGCGCCCGCTCCCCGTTCCCGGGGCCCGGTCGCTGGTCGCGGTTGGCGACCCGGGCATGGTCGGTGCCGTGGCCCATTCGACTGGCCCGCTGGGAGACATGTTTACCTGGGACGGCTATCGCCACCTGGCCAGCAACGCCTCCGCCTTCAGCGGGCTCGCCGCGAGTGGCCGCGCCGATCGGCTCGAGGTGCGGACGGAGTCGTCGCAGGCGGAGCCCGACAGTCCGCGTGGTCGCTTCGTCAGCGCGAGCTACTTCCAGGTCCTGCGCGTGCCCGCCGCACGGGGGCGCACGTTCGATGGCAGCGAAGACCGCAACGTCGGTGGTTCGCCGGTCGTGGTGGTGAGTCACGCCTACTGGACGCGCAAGCTCGCGTCGGACCCTGGAGCGGTCGGCCGCGACCTGCTGATCAATGGGGCCCGCTTCACGATCATCGGGATCACCAGGGAAGGGTTTACCGGCGAGGTGATCGGCCAGTCGGCGGACCTGTGGCTCCCGCTCGGCATGCAGGCCGTCCTGAGTCCGCATCGTCCGTGGATCCAGGAGTCCGACGCCTACTGGCTGCTCCTGCTCGGCCGACTGGCACCGGGGGTGACGATGGCCCAGGCGACGAGCCAGGTCCAGCAGGAAATGAAGTCCTTCTTCACGACCGCCGGCATCGGGAACGCCAAGGACGTGGAGGAAGTGGTCGTCCCGGTGGGGAACGGAGCGCGCGGCTTCTCCCGCGTGCGGGACTCGTTTGGCGGGGCGCTCATCACCATGATGCTCGGCGTCGGCGTTCTGCTCCTGGTGATTTGTGCGAACGTGGCGAACCTCCTCCTCGCCCGGGCGCTCGCCCGCACGCGTGAGATGTCCGTCCGCCTGGCGATTGGCGCCGGGCGGGGACGGCTGGTGCGGCAACTGCTCACCGAAGGCCTGGTCCTGGGGGCGATGGGTGCGCTCGCCGGCCTGGCGCTCGCCCAGTGGGGGAGTCGCGCACTCGTCACCATGGCCAACGACCGCCCGACCCCGATCCCGGTCGACACCCGGCTCGACGGGATGGTCCTCGCCTTCACCATCGGCCTGTCCCTCGTGGCGGCCGTGCTCTTTGGCCTCGCGCCGGCCCTGCGCAGCGCACGCGTGGACCTTGCGTCCGCGTTGCGCGGCAGCGCGCGGTCGATGAGTGGCTCGTTAGGCCAGCGTGCCGGCCGCCTCGCCTCGGGGCATGCGCTTATCGCCGTGCAGGTGGCCCTCTCGCTGGTCCTCCTCACCGGCGCCTCGCTCCTGGTCCGCAGCCTGGACAACCTGATGGACGTGCCGACCGGGCTGGACCGCGATCACCTCGCCATCATCGACGTGGACGCGCGCGCCCGTGGATACGAAGGCGATCGGCTCGAGACCTTCACCCGTGAGGTGACCGCACGCCTGGGGCAGGTTCCGGGGGTCGCCGCCGTCACCTGGTCCGAGAACGGCATCTTCAGCGGCACCGAGGGCGGGGAAAGCTTCCAGGTGCCGGGGTTCACGGCGAAGGCCGAGGACGACACCACGGCCGCTTACGACCTCGTCGGCCCCGGCTACGTCAGCGCGCTCGGTGCGCAGCTGCTTCGCGGTCGTGAGTTCACAGCGGCGGATTTCGCCGGGCCATCCACGGCCGTGATGGTCAACCAGACCTTCGCGCGCTTCTTCTTTGGCGACGCCGACCCCATCGGCCGGACGCTCCAGCTCAACGATTCCAGCACCGTCCAGATCGTCGGCGTAGTGGGCGACATCCGGGACCATGAGCTCGCGGGCGAGGTGCAGCGTCGTTTCTACCTGCCGGCCATCCGGGGCGCGTCCGGCGACCCGACGGCGCTCTCGTTCGAGGTACGCACCGTAGGCGACCCGGCGCGACTTCTCCCGCAGCTCCGCGCCGCCGTCCTCGCGGTGGACCCCCTCCTGCCGATCGAGGAGGCCAGCGCGCTGTCGGTGCTGATGCAACAGTCGGTTGGGGGCGAGCGCCTCCTCGCCCGCCTGGCGAGTGGGTTCGGCCTCCTTGCCCTGCTGCTGGCCTCCATTGGGTTGTACGGGGTGATGTCCTACGCGGTCACACGCCGGACCGGTGAGCTGGGGTTGCGTGCGGCGCTCGGTGCCTCGCGTGGGCAGGTCTTGCGGCAGGTCCTGGCCAGCGCACTTCGGCTGGTGGGACTTGGCGTTGCCATCGGTGTCCCTCTCGCCCTCGGGGCCGCTCAGTTGCTCAAGTCGCAGTTGCACGGCCTGGGGGCCGTGGACCTCCCGTCGCTCTCGATCGCCCTGGCCGTGCTTGGACTCTCGGCAATTGCGGCTGCCGCGGTTCCGGCCCTGCGTGCATCGCGGGTGTCGCCGCTCGTGGCTCTCCAACAGGAGTAG
- a CDS encoding PadR family transcriptional regulator — translation MLDPDGGLLRGTLDLLILKALSWGPRHGYAVAEWVRTATDEHLLVEEGPLYTALHRLEKQGWLTSEWGYSENNRKARFYQLSRAGRQQLRAETTAWERYVASVTRALSMTAPRPA, via the coding sequence ATGCTTGATCCAGACGGCGGACTGCTCCGCGGCACACTCGACCTCCTGATCTTGAAGGCCCTGTCCTGGGGCCCGCGCCATGGCTATGCCGTGGCCGAGTGGGTCCGCACGGCGACAGATGAACACCTGCTCGTGGAGGAGGGGCCGCTCTACACCGCCCTCCATCGGCTGGAGAAACAGGGGTGGCTCACCTCCGAGTGGGGATACTCGGAAAACAACCGGAAGGCGCGCTTCTACCAGTTGAGCCGCGCCGGGCGTCAGCAACTCCGCGCCGAGACGACGGCCTGGGAACGGTATGTCGCTTCGGTGACGCGCGCGTTGTCGATGACCGCACCCCGCCCAGCCTAG
- a CDS encoding helix-turn-helix transcriptional regulator: protein MRGGDIGRRRGPPRVNDCCQPSSPRRHFVPPARRTDPDLLRRLLRARDRMDAASHEAWPVRRLAQVSGTSEAHFARSFKEAFGLPPHRYLLTRRIERATAFLRDTDRSITEIAMETGWSSLGTFGRIFHDIVGESPGAYRARVQEEAHELTRVPHCFVSAAHRPGLIIAVSEKRRRAGTQ, encoded by the coding sequence ATGAGGGGGGGCGATATTGGTCGCCGTCGCGGGCCGCCCCGCGTCAACGACTGCTGTCAGCCTTCGTCCCCACGCCGTCATTTCGTGCCGCCGGCTCGTCGCACCGATCCTGACTTGCTGCGCCGCCTCCTGCGGGCGAGGGACCGCATGGACGCCGCGTCGCACGAGGCGTGGCCGGTCCGCCGCCTTGCACAGGTCAGTGGAACCTCGGAGGCGCACTTCGCCCGGTCCTTCAAGGAGGCGTTCGGCCTTCCACCCCATCGGTACTTGCTGACGCGACGGATCGAGCGGGCCACGGCGTTCCTGAGGGACACGGACCGGTCGATCACCGAGATCGCGATGGAAACCGGGTGGAGCAGCCTGGGGACCTTTGGCCGGATTTTCCACGACATCGTCGGCGAGAGTCCCGGCGCCTACCGAGCGCGCGTCCAGGAGGAGGCGCACGAGCTGACGCGCGTTCCGCATTGCTTTGTCAGCGCGGCGCACCGACCGGGCCTCATCATCGCAGTTTCGGAGAAGCGGCGGCGCGCCGGCACGCAGTAG
- a CDS encoding VOC family protein has protein sequence MSQGIAVVGLYVRDQEEALRFYVDLLGFRVHTDAKNGDYRWLTVQHPEQPSFQLGLFAPQPPTMDEATAATVREIVAKGAMPPLVLMVGDCRAVYAQLRDRGVEFTQEPVSRYGSVDAGFRDPSGNGWKMIQARSA, from the coding sequence ATGAGCCAAGGCATTGCCGTCGTCGGCCTGTACGTGCGCGACCAGGAGGAAGCCCTGCGTTTCTACGTCGACCTGTTGGGCTTCCGCGTCCACACGGATGCGAAGAACGGCGACTACCGATGGTTGACTGTGCAGCACCCGGAGCAGCCGTCGTTCCAGCTCGGCCTCTTCGCGCCCCAGCCGCCAACGATGGACGAGGCGACCGCGGCGACGGTCCGGGAGATTGTCGCGAAAGGGGCCATGCCACCGCTCGTCCTGATGGTGGGTGATTGTCGTGCCGTGTACGCGCAGCTGCGGGACCGGGGCGTTGAGTTCACGCAGGAGCCGGTGAGTCGGTACGGCAGCGTGGACGCCGGCTTTCGCGACCCGTCGGGTAACGGCTGGAAGATGATCCAGGCGAGGTCCGCATGA
- a CDS encoding ABC transporter permease — protein sequence MVDTRWRKVLRDATLHLPRTLLVAVAMAVSLAGAGTVLISWALVRRATVEGFYASEPAAATLRMDAVTADAMAIARATPGVRAVQARRTLGIPMEVRGTWQSVVLFAVEDPSHVSIGKLSAAGGAWPPPDGEIAIERSSVDFAGAAVAESVTVIGADSAQRRVRIAGIVRDVGLAPGWMEHVVYAWASTRTLAQLGLPALPDELQLLVSDPAPTRAHVIGVAAEVRRRVEAASLTVRDVEVPEPGEHIHAAQMDSMLMTQGAFGLLALLVGAFLIVNLLTAMLVGEVRQVGIMKTLGADEPQLRAIYLAFGALIGALATAMALPVALVAGRRYATLRGDMLNFDISAFGVPWWSVTLLLIVGLGLPLTAAWLPVRHGVGIPVAAALRDLGLVDGVHAASFPVLGGWSRVLALSLRNAFRRRRRMLLTMLTLATGGAVFVATGNLRRAVIGSMDLIYGSQRYAFSVRLAQPQPAEQVERVVRAVDGVRGAESWSGARASVPTPVGGVEELPVVGVTGGDLLALTMIRGGCAPFAPEAPCARVAHPLVVSRSTLRVLPDLMRGDSLSLTINGRTAWWTVTGLFEGGPAPQAYTTTAALAEVRGDTLRGTMVVATELTGLALQVDLISRVRTALEAAGIPVASTQRIEESRRVTEDHLLMVVQFLGAMGWVMILVGGMGLASTMALAVLERTREIGVMRAIGAGHGAIFGLVQVEGLVIALLGWVVAIPLSLPFSLALGEAFSRIMFRVPVHLVPYAPHVGTWLGVAVVVSVVSCAWPAWRAMRSPVARALASP from the coding sequence GTGGTTGATACGCGATGGCGCAAGGTCCTGCGCGACGCGACGCTGCACCTGCCGCGCACGCTCCTCGTGGCCGTGGCGATGGCCGTCTCGCTCGCCGGCGCCGGCACGGTGCTCATCTCGTGGGCCCTCGTGCGACGCGCCACGGTGGAGGGATTTTACGCCTCGGAGCCGGCCGCCGCCACGTTGCGCATGGACGCCGTCACCGCCGACGCCATGGCGATCGCCCGCGCGACCCCAGGGGTCCGGGCGGTCCAGGCCCGCAGGACCCTCGGGATCCCGATGGAGGTCCGCGGCACCTGGCAGAGTGTGGTGCTGTTCGCGGTCGAGGACCCGTCGCATGTCTCCATTGGCAAGTTGTCCGCAGCCGGCGGTGCGTGGCCCCCTCCGGACGGCGAGATCGCCATCGAGCGCTCATCGGTGGATTTCGCCGGTGCCGCGGTGGCCGAATCAGTCACGGTGATCGGCGCAGACAGCGCCCAGCGGCGGGTGCGCATCGCGGGCATCGTGCGCGACGTGGGGCTCGCCCCCGGGTGGATGGAGCACGTCGTGTACGCGTGGGCATCGACCCGAACCCTCGCGCAACTCGGCCTCCCGGCCCTGCCTGACGAGCTGCAACTCCTCGTCTCCGATCCGGCGCCAACGCGAGCGCACGTGATCGGCGTGGCCGCCGAGGTGCGGCGACGCGTGGAAGCCGCGAGCCTGACCGTACGTGACGTCGAGGTCCCCGAGCCCGGTGAGCATATCCATGCCGCGCAGATGGACTCGATGCTCATGACACAGGGGGCCTTCGGCCTCCTCGCCCTGCTCGTCGGCGCCTTCCTCATCGTGAACCTGCTCACGGCGATGTTGGTGGGCGAGGTGCGCCAGGTGGGCATCATGAAGACCCTCGGTGCCGATGAACCGCAGCTGCGGGCGATCTACCTCGCGTTTGGCGCGCTCATCGGGGCGCTGGCCACGGCGATGGCGCTCCCCGTGGCGCTGGTCGCCGGGCGGCGGTATGCCACGCTCCGTGGCGACATGCTCAATTTTGACATCTCGGCGTTTGGTGTGCCGTGGTGGTCCGTCACGCTGCTGCTCATCGTTGGCCTCGGCCTACCGCTGACTGCGGCGTGGCTGCCGGTCCGGCACGGCGTCGGCATCCCGGTGGCCGCGGCACTGCGGGACCTCGGGCTCGTGGACGGCGTGCACGCCGCGTCCTTCCCGGTACTCGGGGGATGGTCGCGGGTGCTGGCGCTCTCGCTGCGCAACGCCTTTCGACGTCGCCGCCGCATGCTGCTGACGATGCTGACCCTCGCCACCGGCGGTGCCGTGTTTGTCGCGACCGGCAACCTGCGTCGCGCCGTCATCGGATCGATGGACCTCATCTATGGGAGCCAGCGGTATGCCTTCAGCGTGCGACTGGCACAGCCGCAACCAGCCGAACAGGTGGAGCGCGTCGTGCGCGCCGTCGACGGCGTGCGTGGGGCTGAATCCTGGAGCGGTGCACGGGCGTCGGTGCCAACGCCGGTGGGTGGCGTGGAGGAACTCCCGGTGGTGGGGGTTACCGGCGGCGACCTGCTCGCCCTCACCATGATTCGCGGAGGCTGCGCGCCGTTTGCCCCCGAGGCACCCTGCGCGCGCGTGGCTCACCCGCTCGTGGTGTCGCGCTCCACCCTGCGGGTGCTCCCCGACCTCATGCGCGGCGACTCCCTGTCACTCACCATCAATGGTCGCACGGCGTGGTGGACGGTGACCGGGCTCTTCGAGGGCGGGCCCGCGCCGCAAGCCTACACAACGACAGCGGCCCTCGCCGAGGTGCGGGGCGATACCCTGCGCGGCACCATGGTTGTCGCAACGGAGCTGACGGGGCTCGCGCTCCAGGTCGACCTGATCTCCCGGGTGCGGACGGCGCTCGAGGCGGCGGGGATCCCCGTCGCCTCCACCCAGCGCATCGAGGAATCGCGGCGTGTCACCGAGGACCACTTGCTCATGGTGGTGCAATTTCTCGGCGCCATGGGCTGGGTGATGATCCTCGTCGGGGGGATGGGGCTCGCGTCCACCATGGCCCTCGCGGTCCTCGAACGCACCCGTGAGATCGGCGTGATGCGCGCGATTGGCGCCGGCCACGGAGCCATCTTCGGGCTCGTGCAGGTCGAAGGTTTGGTCATCGCCCTCCTCGGGTGGGTGGTCGCGATCCCGCTCTCCCTGCCCTTCAGCCTGGCGTTAGGCGAGGCATTCAGCCGCATCATGTTCCGCGTCCCCGTGCATCTGGTCCCCTACGCGCCGCATGTCGGGACCTGGCTCGGAGTGGCCGTGGTGGTTTCGGTGGTCAGCTGTGCGTGGCCGGCCTGGCGCGCGATGCGGAGTCCCGTGGCTCGCGCCCTCGCGAGCCCGTAG
- a CDS encoding ABC transporter ATP-binding protein produces MTLAASLRHVSKDYPVGSGRFPALTDLTVDLQARDFTVIIGESGSGKSTLLGLLAGIDRPSSGSVEVAGVDLGTQSERELSRWRGRALGLVFQFFQLIPTLTACENVQLPMDFCDTWPRKERRARALALLDQLGVADQADKLPSRLSGGQQQRVAVARALANDPALLLADEPTGNLDSRTARSLLDLLASLGAAGRTIVMVTHDRRAMDVASRIITLVDGRIAEDTRRG; encoded by the coding sequence GTGACCCTCGCCGCCTCTCTCCGACACGTCTCGAAGGACTACCCCGTGGGTTCGGGACGCTTTCCGGCATTGACCGACCTGACCGTTGACCTGCAAGCCAGGGATTTCACCGTGATCATCGGCGAGTCCGGCAGCGGCAAGTCGACCCTCCTGGGTCTGCTCGCCGGGATCGACCGACCGTCGTCTGGCTCCGTAGAGGTGGCTGGCGTTGACCTGGGCACCCAGAGCGAACGCGAGTTGTCCCGGTGGCGAGGACGTGCGCTGGGGCTGGTCTTCCAGTTCTTCCAGCTGATCCCAACGTTGACCGCGTGCGAGAACGTCCAGCTCCCCATGGACTTCTGCGACACCTGGCCCCGCAAGGAACGCCGCGCGCGAGCCCTCGCGCTCCTCGACCAACTCGGTGTTGCCGACCAGGCCGACAAGCTGCCCTCGCGCCTCTCCGGTGGCCAGCAGCAGCGCGTGGCCGTGGCCCGCGCCCTGGCCAATGACCCGGCGCTCCTCCTCGCCGACGAACCGACGGGCAACCTCGACTCGCGCACGGCCCGCTCCCTGCTCGACCTCCTGGCTTCGTTAGGTGCCGCCGGCCGCACCATCGTGATGGTCACCCATGACCGGCGCGCCATGGACGTGGCTTCGCGCATCATCACGCTCGTCGACGGCCGCATCGCGGAGGATACGCGCCGTGGTTGA
- a CDS encoding histidine kinase translates to MSRTWLWLQIIIGWLPVWGLFALLVVTAHGIPWPEAAVIGGRMVLAGVPISPLVSMVVRRLPWPQPMQLRFVVSHLAAAAGYAFCWFVTNSLIESLLRWQPVLVIGYALGPFLIMGVWLYVMQAGIGYASAATSRAGRAEAAAAEAQLAALRGQLNPHFLFNALHTVAQLAPMAPERAARAAEDVAGLLRTSLGAHRDLVTLADEWAFVRRYLDIERIRFGDRLRVEADVSHEVQGCEVPAFALQTLVENAVRHGAGPRVEPTTLTIRASRDGRELVLAVMDDGAGTTTAQLASSTGTGLRRLRQRLDVLHGAAATLEVLPLDRGVQATLRLPVHP, encoded by the coding sequence ATGTCGCGCACCTGGCTCTGGCTACAGATCATCATCGGGTGGCTCCCGGTCTGGGGGCTGTTCGCCCTGCTGGTCGTGACGGCGCATGGGATCCCCTGGCCCGAGGCCGCGGTGATAGGTGGCCGCATGGTCCTGGCGGGTGTGCCGATCAGCCCACTGGTCTCGATGGTCGTTCGTCGTTTGCCCTGGCCGCAGCCGATGCAATTGCGATTCGTCGTGTCGCACCTGGCCGCGGCCGCGGGATATGCGTTTTGCTGGTTTGTGACGAACAGTCTGATCGAGAGCCTGCTCCGTTGGCAGCCGGTGTTGGTGATTGGGTATGCGCTCGGTCCGTTCCTGATCATGGGGGTGTGGTTGTACGTCATGCAGGCGGGGATCGGCTACGCATCGGCAGCCACGTCGCGAGCCGGACGGGCGGAAGCGGCGGCGGCCGAGGCCCAGCTCGCGGCGCTACGCGGTCAACTCAATCCGCACTTCCTGTTCAACGCGCTGCACACCGTCGCCCAGTTGGCGCCGATGGCACCGGAGCGCGCCGCGCGTGCCGCCGAGGATGTGGCGGGGTTGTTGCGAACGTCGTTAGGCGCGCACCGGGACCTGGTGACTCTCGCCGATGAATGGGCCTTTGTGCGTCGGTACCTCGATATCGAGCGGATCCGGTTTGGCGATCGGCTGCGCGTGGAGGCGGACGTGTCGCACGAGGTGCAAGGCTGCGAAGTCCCGGCGTTTGCGCTGCAGACCCTCGTCGAGAATGCGGTGCGTCACGGGGCCGGGCCTCGGGTGGAGCCCACCACGCTCACCATTCGCGCCTCGCGCGACGGGAGAGAGCTGGTGCTCGCGGTGATGGACGATGGCGCGGGGACAACCACGGCGCAGCTGGCGTCGTCGACCGGGACGGGGCTCCGGCGGCTGCGCCAGCGGCTCGATGTGCTCCACGGCGCAGCCGCCACGCTGGAGGTGCTTCCGCTGGACCGTGGCGTCCAGGCCACCCTCCGCCTGCCCGTGCACCCATGA
- a CDS encoding response regulator, with amino-acid sequence MSGSRATLAPITVVVADDEPVAREGLRRALEAFSWVRWIGEAGSGTAAVEMVDRLKPDLLFLDIEMPGGTGLDVMQRLTHHPMVVFTTAYAEYAVTAFELGSLDYLLKPFGPERLQSAMERVRAAVGEPRESPVERLAAALGTGPITRLFVRSGNAVLPVAVDALVHLEAWGDYVIAHTATSKYVIHVSLQRLEERLDPSCFVRVHRSHLVHLACVAAFRPEGGGLVAELTTGARVPVSRTHARAVRRLAR; translated from the coding sequence ATGAGTGGCTCGCGGGCGACGCTGGCCCCCATCACGGTGGTCGTGGCGGACGACGAGCCGGTCGCGCGCGAGGGACTGCGTCGCGCTCTGGAAGCGTTCAGCTGGGTGCGGTGGATCGGGGAGGCGGGGTCGGGGACGGCCGCCGTGGAAATGGTCGATCGCCTCAAGCCAGACCTGCTCTTTCTCGATATCGAGATGCCCGGGGGCACCGGGCTCGACGTGATGCAGCGACTCACGCACCATCCGATGGTGGTCTTCACGACCGCCTATGCCGAATACGCCGTGACCGCGTTCGAGTTGGGGAGCCTCGACTACCTGCTCAAGCCCTTTGGACCTGAACGGCTGCAGTCGGCCATGGAGCGAGTGCGCGCCGCCGTGGGTGAGCCCCGGGAGTCACCCGTGGAGCGGCTCGCGGCCGCGCTGGGTACCGGTCCGATCACGCGGCTCTTCGTCCGATCGGGGAACGCGGTCCTGCCGGTCGCGGTCGATGCGTTAGTGCATCTGGAGGCGTGGGGCGACTACGTCATCGCACACACGGCGACCTCGAAGTACGTGATCCACGTGTCGCTCCAGCGCCTGGAGGAGCGGTTGGATCCGTCGTGCTTCGTCCGTGTGCACCGGTCGCACCTGGTGCACCTCGCGTGTGTCGCGGCATTCCGTCCGGAGGGCGGTGGGCTGGTGGCGGAGCTCACGACGGGGGCGCGCGTCCCCGTGAGCCGCACCCACGCGCGGGCGGTGCGGCGGCTCGCGCGATGA
- a CDS encoding DUF1801 domain-containing protein, with amino-acid sequence MDLGIRKYHEALGANDREICDLLAREIGRSLVGAEGKVWHAHPVWFLDGNPIVGYSLQKKGVRLMFWSGADFGEPALNVVGKKFKDASIFFTEASQVNRSAVRRWLKAARRIQWDYKNIVRRKGKLERLP; translated from the coding sequence TTGGACCTGGGGATCCGGAAGTACCATGAGGCGCTCGGCGCCAACGACCGGGAGATCTGCGACCTGCTCGCCAGGGAAATCGGCCGCAGCCTGGTCGGCGCCGAGGGCAAGGTGTGGCATGCGCATCCGGTCTGGTTCCTCGACGGCAACCCGATCGTGGGCTACAGCCTCCAGAAGAAGGGCGTTCGCCTGATGTTCTGGAGCGGGGCCGACTTCGGTGAGCCGGCGCTCAACGTCGTGGGGAAGAAGTTCAAGGATGCCTCGATCTTCTTTACGGAGGCTTCCCAGGTCAACCGGAGCGCGGTGCGGCGATGGTTGAAGGCCGCACGGCGTATCCAGTGGGACTACAAGAACATCGTGCGGCGCAAGGGGAAGCTGGAGCGGTTGCCGTAG